Genomic DNA from Pseudomonas helmanticensis:
GGTTCTTGCCGCCTTCCTCATACACGTACGGCGCCCATGGCTCGGTGACAATACGCAACTTCTCGCCTCGAGCGGCAAAGCTCAGGCAAGCAAAAACCAGCACGGCGAATAACTGTGTGATCAAAGGCATGGCTTGAGATTACGACGAGAAACGCGAAAGAGCCAGAAAGTGCCTGCACAAGCTCTGTTTCGGGGCTTCAAAAGCAAAAGATCGCAGCCGTCGGCAGCTCCTACAGGTGTAATTAACACCAATGTAGGAGCTGCCGACGGCTGCGATCTTTTGATCTTTCTTTTGATGCTTAACGCGGCAACTTCAGGTTATTCCAGATCGCCAGGCTAGGCTCAGCCTGGTTCATGGAATAAAAATGCAGCCCCGGCGCGCCGCCCTGCAACAAGCGTTCGCACATCTCGCTGACGACTTGCTCGCCAAAGCGCTGAATGCTTTGCGTGTCATCGCCATAGGCTTCCAGTTGCTTGCGGATCCAGCGCGGAATTTCCGCACCGCAGGCATCGGAGAAGCGCGCGAGCTTGCTGTAGTTGGTGATCGGCATGATCCCCGGTACGACCGGAATATCCACGCCCAGCGCCTGCAAACGGTCGACAAAGTAGAAGTAGCTGTCGGCGTTGAAGAAGTACTGGGTGATCGCGCTGTCGGCGCCGGCACGGGCCTTGCGCACGAAGTTGGCGAGATCGTCTTCGTAGTTGCGTGCTTGCGGATGCATCTCCGGGTAAGCAGCGACTTCGATGTGGAAATGATCACCGGTTTCTTCACGAATGAATTCAACCAGTTCATTGGCGTGACGCAGCTCACCGCTGGTCATGCCCATGCCGGACGGCAGATCGCCCCGCAGGGCAACGATGCGCTTGATGCCGGCAGCCTTGTACTCGTTCAGCAGGCCGCGCAGGTCGTCCTTGCTGTCGCCGACGCACGACAGGTGCGGTGCGGCCGGTACTTTGACTTCGCTTTCCAGTTGCAGAACGGTGTTGAGGGTGCGATCACGGGTCGAACCACCAGCGCCATAGGTGCAGGAAAAGAAATCAGGATTGTAAGTGGCCAGCTGACGGGCAGTGGCGAGCAGTTTTTCATGCCCAGCATCGGTCTTGGTCGGGAAGAACTCGAAGCTGTAGCGACGGTCTTGGGACATGGTCATACCCTTGGAAACACGTAAGCCGGACGCTGCACCCTGTAGGAGCTGCCGCAGGCTGCGATCTTTGCAGATCAACAGATCGCAGCCTGCGGCAGCTCCTACACAGAGCGGTCAGCAGCGCCAGTCAGGCAACGCGGTGCGCCAGGCACACCGCGTCGACGCTCAGCCAATCAGTAGCGGTAAGCGTGCGGCTTGAACGGGCCTTCGACGGTCACGCCGATGTAGTCAGCCTGTTGCTTGGTCAGTTGAGTGACCACGCCGCCGAAGCCGCGAACCATTTCCAGGGCCACTTCTTCGTCGAGTTTCTTCGGCAGTACTTCAACGGTCAGGCGCTCGGCTTTCTGGGCTGGCGACAGGTCGGCGTACTTCTGGCCGAACAGGAAGATCTGTGCCAGAACCTGGTTGGCGAACGAACCGTCCATGATGCGGCTTGGGTGGCCAGTGGCGTTACCCAGGTTGACCAGACGGCCTTCGGCCAGCAGGATCAGGTAGTCATCGTTCTGAGCGTCGAAAGCGCCAGCACCGGTACGGTGGATCTTGTGTACCTGAGGCTTCACTTCTTCCCATGCCCAGTTCTTGCGCATGAAAGCGGTGTCGATTTCGTTGTCGAAGTGACCGATGTTGCAGACAACGGCGCGCTTCTTCAGGGCTTTGAGCATGTTCGAGTCGCAAACATTGACGTTGCCGGTGGTGGTCACGATCAGGTCGATCTTGCCCAGCAGCGCTTTGTCGATGCTTGCTTCGGAACCGTCGTTGATACCGTCGATGAACGGCGAAACCAGTTCGAAACCGTCCATGCACGCTTGCATGGCGCAGATCGGGTCAACTTCGGAAACCTTGACGATCATGCCTTCCTGACGCAGGGACTGAGCGGAGCCCTTGCCCACGTCACCGTAACCGATGACCAGCGCTTGCTTGCCGGACAGCAGGTGGTCGGTACCGCGCTTGATTGCATCGTTCAGGCTGTGACGGCAGCCGTACTTGTTGTCGTTCTTGGACTTGGTCACCGAGTCGTTGACGTTGATGGCCGGGATGCGCAGCTCGCCCTTGGCCAGCATGTCCAGCAGACGGTGTACGCCGGTGGTGGTTTCTTCGGTCACGCCGTGAACGCGATCCAGAACCTGTGGGTACTTGTCGTGCAGCAGCTGAGTCAGGTCGCCGCCGTCGTCGAGGATCATGTTGGCGTCCCATGGCTGGCCATCCTTCAGGATGGTCTGCTCCAGGCACCACTCGTATTCTTCTTCAGTTTCGCCTTTCCAGGCGAAAACCGGGATGCCGGCAGCAGCGATAGCGGCAGCGGCCTGATCCTGAGTGGAGAAGATGTTGCACGACGACCAGCGAACTTCGGCACCCAGGGCAACCAGGGTTTCGATCAGTACGGCAGTTTGAATGGTCATGTGGATGCAGCCGAGGATCTTGGCGCCTTTCAACGGCTGTTCGCCGGAGTACTTGCGACGCAGACCCATCAGAGCTGGCATTTCCGATTCGGCAATGATGGTTTCGCGACGGCCCCAGGCAGCCAGGGACATGTCGGCAACTTTGTAATCGTTAAAATCTGCAGGCGTGATAACAGCGCTCATGATGAGCCTCCATTCGTAATGTATGCGAATGGGCGCCGTTGTGCGTTTAGTGTCCGGCCGTGGCCAGTCAACGCCCCATCCGAGCCTGACAGGTTGAACCTGCTGCAGCGCCCCTCGGACAGGTGGCGGGAAAACGGTATCAATTGAAGATGACCGTTTTGAAACGGTGGCGATTATAGCCGTCTAGACTGATCTTCCAAAGGGTTTCTGTCGGCCAGATGAAGATCGTTAATGACGACCATAGTCGAAGCCGCATGGAGCATGACCGCTCAGTCTGCCAAGATACCGTCCATCGTTCGGCAAGACACTCAGGAGTGAAGATGAATTTCCACACCCGCAAATGGGTAAAACCCGAAGACCTCAACCCCAACGGCACCCTGTTCGGCGGCAGCTTGCTGCGCTGGATCGATGAGGAAGCGGCGATTTACGCCATCGTGCAGCTGGGCAATCAGCGCGTGGTGACCAAGTACATTTCCGAGATCAACTTCGTCAGCGCCTCGCGCCAGGGCGACATCATCGAGCTGGGCATCACCGCCACCGAGTTCGGCCGCACCTCGATCACCTTGACTTGTGAAGTGCGCAA
This window encodes:
- the ahcY gene encoding adenosylhomocysteinase translates to MSAVITPADFNDYKVADMSLAAWGRRETIIAESEMPALMGLRRKYSGEQPLKGAKILGCIHMTIQTAVLIETLVALGAEVRWSSCNIFSTQDQAAAAIAAAGIPVFAWKGETEEEYEWCLEQTILKDGQPWDANMILDDGGDLTQLLHDKYPQVLDRVHGVTEETTTGVHRLLDMLAKGELRIPAINVNDSVTKSKNDNKYGCRHSLNDAIKRGTDHLLSGKQALVIGYGDVGKGSAQSLRQEGMIVKVSEVDPICAMQACMDGFELVSPFIDGINDGSEASIDKALLGKIDLIVTTTGNVNVCDSNMLKALKKRAVVCNIGHFDNEIDTAFMRKNWAWEEVKPQVHKIHRTGAGAFDAQNDDYLILLAEGRLVNLGNATGHPSRIMDGSFANQVLAQIFLFGQKYADLSPAQKAERLTVEVLPKKLDEEVALEMVRGFGGVVTQLTKQQADYIGVTVEGPFKPHAYRY
- a CDS encoding acyl-CoA thioesterase, translated to MNFHTRKWVKPEDLNPNGTLFGGSLLRWIDEEAAIYAIVQLGNQRVVTKYISEINFVSASRQGDIIELGITATEFGRTSITLTCEVRNKITRKSILTVEKMVFVNLGEDGLPAPHGRTEIKYVKDQFQEDELVTK
- the metF gene encoding methylenetetrahydrofolate reductase [NAD(P)H] translates to MSQDRRYSFEFFPTKTDAGHEKLLATARQLATYNPDFFSCTYGAGGSTRDRTLNTVLQLESEVKVPAAPHLSCVGDSKDDLRGLLNEYKAAGIKRIVALRGDLPSGMGMTSGELRHANELVEFIREETGDHFHIEVAAYPEMHPQARNYEDDLANFVRKARAGADSAITQYFFNADSYFYFVDRLQALGVDIPVVPGIMPITNYSKLARFSDACGAEIPRWIRKQLEAYGDDTQSIQRFGEQVVSEMCERLLQGGAPGLHFYSMNQAEPSLAIWNNLKLPR